One Mugil cephalus isolate CIBA_MC_2020 chromosome 10, CIBA_Mcephalus_1.1, whole genome shotgun sequence genomic window carries:
- the rassf9 gene encoding ras association domain-containing protein 9 yields the protein MAPFGKNFLKARLKNRTKDAEPVVGKEIQVTVCNEEKVVCGVTKHTTCADMIQALLEDHKSIPESKRLLHGEPKDFCLVERWKGFERALPPLTRILRLWYAWGDQRPFIQFILVKTSDFVPQPVKKGAKAKPKHGRTPQYPQSLPVEKQKRLVKKAFRKLEKIHKESKSSPGAEEIDRMVQLILNQDHTIRQQIQRIRELDLNIEQFEIEVKREAEAESSPAQACGSNLAAHSEEQLQEYLYTSDGVEQLEMQVQMHQRLILQLSQDIDAELRRVSFPPSQNEDSEQEGAAAASWTLSDAEEAFYTAELKRLQDELRHGLFTGVSLHNQAAEIERQLKHFDCTLISKDQECWQLAAQLNSLQIMDSTEEEQKLVPVPLTSETHCSVSQTVKLKHSLSPLDITDTDSDTGISSTHSQDSLSPCLDFPPPLDTDV from the coding sequence AACGAAAGATGCAGAACCTGTGGTAGGAAAGGAGATCCAAGTCACTGTCTGCAACGAAGAGAAGGTCGTATGTGGAGTAACAAAGCACACAACATGTGCAGATATGATTCAGGCATTACTGGAGGATCACAAGTCAATCCCAGAAAGCAAGCGGCTTCTTCATGGGGAACCCAAAGACTTCTGCCTTGTTGAGCGGTGGAAGGGTTTTGAAAGAGCACTGCCTCCTCTCACCAGAATTCTGAGACTCTGGTACGCCTGGGGAGACCAGAGACCCTTTATCCAGTTTATTCTAGTTAAAACCAGTGATTTTGTGCCTCAGCCTGTTAAGAAGGGTGCGAAGGCCAAGCCAAAGCATGGCCGCACTCCACAGTACCCCCAGTCTCTACCAGTGGAGAAACAAAAGCGCTTGGTGAAGAAAGCTTTCCGGAAGCTGGAGAAAATTCACAAGGAGAGCAAGAGCTCCCCAGGCGCTGAAGAGATCGACCGAATGGTGCAGCTCATTCTCAACCAGGACCACACAATCAGGCAGCAGATCCAGCGGATCAGGGAGCTGGATTTGAATATCGAGCAGTTTGAGATAGAAGTGAAGAGGGAGGCTGAAGCTGAGAGCTCACCGGCTCAGGCGTGTGGTTCAAATTTGGCGGCACACAGCGAGGAGCAGCTTCAGGAGTACTTATACACCAGTGATGGGGTTGAACAGCTGGAGATGCAGGTTCAGATGCACCAAAGGCTCATCCTACAATTGTCCCAGGATATAGATGCCGAGCTGAGGAGAGTCAGCTTCCCTCCGAGCCAAAATGAGGATAGTGAGCAGGAAGGAGCGGCGGCAGCTTCCTGGACCCTCTCTGACGCAGAAGAAGCATTCTATACTGCTGAACTCAAGAGGCTACAGGATGAACTGAGGCACGGCCTCTTCACTGGTGTATCCCTTCACAACCAAGCAGCAGAAATAGAGAGGCAGCTGAAGCACTTTGACTGTACACTGATTTCCAAGGACCAGGAGTGCTGGCAGCTGGCTGCCCAGCTCAACTCACTGCAGATCATGGACAGcacggaggaggagcagaaactCGTACCTGTCCCTCTGACAAGTGAGACTCATTGCAGCGTTTCTCAGACAGTAAAACTCAAACACAGCCTGTCCCCTCTAgacatcacagacacagactcagaCACTGGGATTAGCTCCACACACAGTCAGGACTCGCTGTCACCATGTCTCGACTTCCCTCCCCCACTGGACACAGACGTTTGA